A single genomic interval of Sceloporus undulatus isolate JIND9_A2432 ecotype Alabama chromosome 2, SceUnd_v1.1, whole genome shotgun sequence harbors:
- the CHCHD5 gene encoding coiled-coil-helix-coiled-coil-helix domain-containing protein 5 — MQAALEVTARHCRKETEAYGQCVAANPSSWQQDCHQLKVEMAKCTSSHPIVQKIRRDCAEPFAAFEQCLKLNQTSVVNCTEHVQQFLLCADKVKLAT; from the exons AT GCAGGCAGCCTTGGAGGTAACAGCACGTCATTGCCGCAAAGAAACTGAAGCATATGGCCAATGTGTCGCGGCCAACCCTTCCTCCTGGCAGCAGGACTGCCACCAGCTCAAGGTTGAAATGGCCAAGTGTACCTCTTCCCA CCCAATTGTACAGAAGATTCGTCGTGATTGTGCTGAACCATTTGCTGCTTTTGAACAGTGCCTTAAACTAAACCAGACGTCTGTGGTGAACTGCACAGAACACGTCCAGCAGTTTTTACTCTGTGCTGACAAGGTGAAACTGGCCACATAA